A single window of Sebastes umbrosus isolate fSebUmb1 chromosome 16, fSebUmb1.pri, whole genome shotgun sequence DNA harbors:
- the zbtb8os gene encoding protein archease: MDDRELDLTEAQKVIKSKYPKINKKYEYLDHTADVQIHSWGNSLEEAFEQSAMGMFGYMTDTETVEPIDTVEVESEGDDMESLLFHFLDDWLYKFCADLFFVPREVKVLHIDRMNFKIRSIGWGEEFSLPKHPQGTEVKAITYSAMQVHDNEKPEIFVIVDI, translated from the exons ATGGACGACCGTGAGCTGGACCTGACCGAGGCACAGAAAGTTATAAAGTCTAAATACCCAAAAATCAACAAGAAATATGAAT ACCTGGATCATACAGCAGATGTACA GATTCACTCCTGGGGAAACTCTCTGGAGGAAGCCTTCGAGCAGTCTGCCATGGGCATGTTCGGCTACATGACGGACACAGAGACAGTGGAACCGATTGACACTGTTGAAGTGGAATCAGAGG GTGACGACATGGAGTCTCTTCTTTTCCATTTCCTAGACGACTGGTTATACAAGTTTTGTGCAGATCTCTTCTTTGTTCCCAGG GAGGTCAAAGTTTTGCACATAGACAGAATGAACTTCAAGATCCGCTCCATTGG TTGGGGTGAAGAATTCTCTCTGCCAAAGCATCCACAG GGAACTGAGGTGAAAGCCATCACATACTCCGCAATGCAGGTCCACGATAACGAAAAACCAGAGATATTTGTCATCGTTGATATCTGA
- the khdrbs1a gene encoding KH domain-containing, RNA-binding, signal transduction-associated protein 1a — MSQQSVCEAAVESSPQKKIKMEDTKYLPELLAEKDSLDQSFTHAMKLISAEIERIQKGETKKEPEKETYLDLFATKNLKLKERVLIPTKQYPRVNFVGKLLGPQGSTIKRLQEETGAKISVLGKGSMRDKNKEEELRKGGEAKYAHLAMELHVFIEVMAPIPEAYMRMAHAMEEVKKFLIPEPGEHDPYMDPHFLNGSQDGGRGRGGHLGRGRGGPPGAGGPRGRGLPRGGPRGAMRGGGPRGGLGRGNGHRGAPSGRGGPPSAPNRGGSASRSRPPTAGAPRMLPSAAMSHQQGPSASQPKADGYEDYPSYEEAYAEPAYEGYDSYYNQQAAPADTEYYDYGHGEAPETPYEPYAQDDWDNSWSSSGAGGKTPAPRQSKGSYREHPYGRY; from the exons ATGAGCCAGCAGAGTGTTTGTGAAGCCGCCGTCGAGTCGAGCCCGCAGAAGAAAATCAAAATGGAAGACACCAAATACCTCCCGGAGCTGCTGGCGGAGAAAGACAGCCTGGATCAGTCGTTCACACACGCTATGAAGCTCATCTCAGCAG AGATCGAGAGGATTCAGAAAGGTGAAACAAAGAAAGAGCCAGAGAAGGAAACCTATCTGGACCTGTTTGCTACCAAGAACCTCAAACTGAAAGAGCGGGTACTCATTCCTACCAAGCAGTATCCGAGG GTCAACTTCGTTGGTAAGCTTTTGGGACCTCAGGGAAGCACAATCAAGAGACTCCAGGAAGAGACCGGGGCAAAGATTTCTGTTCTGGGAAAAGGTTCCATGAGGGACAAGAACAAG GAGGAAGAGCTGAGGAAGGGCGGTGAGGCCAAATATGCTCACCTGGCCATGGAGCTGCATGTGTTCATTGAGGTGATGGCACCCATCCCAGAAGCCTACATGCGAATGGCTCATGCAATGGAAGAGGTCAAGAAGTTCCTTATCCCG GAACCCGGGGAGCATGACCCGTACATGGATCCTCACTTCTTGAATGGATCCCAGGACGGTGGCAGGGGGCGAGGTGGTCACCTAGGACGCGGCAGAGGTGGACCACCCGGTGCTGGAGGACCAAG GGGGCGAGGGTTGCCACGTGGAGGCCCACGGGGAGCAATGCGCGGTGGTGGCCCACGTGGAGGATTGGGGCGAGGCAACGGTCACAGGGGTGCACCATCTGGTAGAGGTGGACCACCTTCTGCTCCCAATAGAGGAGGCTCGGCATCTCGCTCTAGACCCCCTACAGCAGGAGCTCCAAGGATGCTCCCCTCTGCAGCCATGTCCCACCAACAGGGACCTTCAGCATCACAGCCCAAAGCTGATGGCTATGAAGATTAT CCTTCATATGAAGAAGCCTATGCAGAGCCCGCCTATGAGGGATACGACAGTTATTACAATCAGCAAGCTGCACCTGC GGATACTGAATATTATGATTACGGTCACGGAGAGGCCCCGGAAACCCCATATGAGCCTTATG CTCAAGACGATTGGGACAACTCATGGTCCAGCTCCGGGGCCGGAGGCAAGACCCCCGCTCCCAGGCAGTCGAAGGGATCATACAGAGAGCATCCCTACGGCAGATACTGA